From the Lolium rigidum isolate FL_2022 chromosome 2, APGP_CSIRO_Lrig_0.1, whole genome shotgun sequence genome, one window contains:
- the LOC124691314 gene encoding dolichol kinase EVAN-like — MLARLIQLSRILPADPTGPEEFAYLEMQYWAVSISCLSVLAFFFWHLCQSTNNGVSKTLKCGSMMVALYLMAFLVFLLKTDGGLLRMGKIAYLLVHGVAAVILIKHILEKFPSCSSFGEALLVSTGLVLYFGDMLAHTLSKIEFLASSEAFIHTPGTRSEIATVIQGILLGLFVLPLLYKCSLQVWAYCQTLGKQRTQAVEKQTEKRIGSGVFYVSLLVALLMLVPSWTRLVGLEVHPFGWVLNYMFTNSYGRLALCAYWICVICVSIRRFYSISKKSTTERILLRKYYHLVAVLIFSPAVIFQPAFLDLAFGAAFAVFLILEMIRVWEVYPLGRTVHQFMNAFTDHRDSEILIISHFSLLLGCALPKWMSSGFNDRPLAPFAGILSLGIGDTMASMIGYKYGVLRWSKTGNKTIEGTAAGITSVLAACSILVSLLASSGYILSQHWLSLSVAVTLSLLLEAYTTQLDNAFIPLVFYSLLCL, encoded by the exons AATTTGCATACCTTGAAATGCAGTACTGGGCTGTATCGATCAGTTGCCTCAGTGTGCTAGCCTTCTTCTTTTGGCATCTGTGCCAGTCTACCAACAATGGAGTTTCTAAAACTTTGAAATGTGGTTCGATGATGGTAGCTTTATACCTCATGGCATTCTTGGTCTTCCTGCTGAAGACTGATGGAG GTCTGTTAAGGATGGGGAAAATTGCTTATCTGCTCGTTCATGGCGTGGCTGCTGTGATCTTAATCAAGCACATTCTAGAGAAGTTCCCTTCATGTTCATCTTTTG GGGAGGCACTTTTGGTATCAACTGGTCTCGTCCTTTACTTTGGTGATATGCTGGCTCATACTCTTTCAAAG ATTGAATTCTTGGCATCGTCAGAAGCATTCATTCACACACCTGGAACTCGAAGCGAGATAGCCACAGTTATTCAG GGGATTTTGCTTGGACTGTTTGTACTACCCCTGTTGTACAAATGTTCCCTCCAAGTTTGGGCTTACTGTCAAACACTGGGGAAGCAAAGAACACAAGCAGTTGAGAAACAGACAGAAAAAAGAATAGGTTCTGGTGTATTTTATGTCTCATTGTTGGTGGCTTTGCTGATGTTAGTGCCGTCATGGACACGCCTTGTTGGTCTCGAAGTGCATCCATTTGGCTG GGTTCTTAACTATATGTTCACCAATTCATATGGACGTCTTGCTTTATGCGCGTACTGGATATGTGTGATATGTGTGTCAATTAGAAGGTTCTACAGTATCTCGAAGAAAAGCACAACGGAAAGGATTCTTTTGCGCAAGTACTATCATCTTGTTGCTGTCTTGATTTTCTCCCCTGCTGTTATATTTCAG CCTGCTTTCTTGGACTTGGCATTTGGTGCAGCGTTTGCAGTTTTCTTAATACTGGAGATGATTCGT GTTTGGGAAGTATATCCTCTTGGGCGTACTGTACATCAATTCATGAACGCCTTCACTGATCATCGTGATTCTGAGATTCTCATTATTAG TCATTTCTCACTCTTACTGGGCTGTGCACTTCCTAAATGGATGTCATCTGGATTCAATGACCGACCACTTGCCCCTTTTGCTGGAATTCTCAGCTTGGGAATAGGTGATACCATG GCATCAATGATAGGGTACAAGTATGGTGTCCTAAGATGGAGCAAGACAGGAA ATAAAACAATTGAAGGCACGGCAGCAGGCATAACTTCTGTGCTGGCAGCCTGCTCAATTCTGGTGTCACTATTAGCTTCAAGCGGATACATTCTTTCACAG CACTGGTTGTCACTTTCGGTAGCCGTGACGTTGAGCCTGTTATTAGAAGCATATACAACACAGCTCGATAACGCTTTCATACCCCTCGTATTCTACAGCCTTCTATGTCTATAA